The Apium graveolens cultivar Ventura chromosome 6, ASM990537v1, whole genome shotgun sequence genome contains a region encoding:
- the LOC141665636 gene encoding uncharacterized protein LOC141665636 encodes MVSVAVSVFNVKNRGHAVSVSVSGLTKTAPNRTAFHPSGYYEDHGHTTENCFSLKMFIEDQIKKENMNRYLQRRLNDKDRAPRSGKNVVNIVFGGTASPPRRPDLDNDMMMIQPLEDEPIYVSYSDYEGLNPDHNLALVVTLNVANNEVKRILVDNGSYANIVFE; translated from the coding sequence ATGGTATCAGTTGCAGTTTCGGTTTTCAATGTTAAAAACCGAGGACATGCGGTTTCGGTTTCGGTTTCGGGTTTGACCAAAACCGCCCCGAACCGAACCGCGTTCCACCCTAGTGGCTATTATGAAGATCATGGCCATACCACGGAAAACTGTTTCTCTCTCAAGATGTTCATAGAAGATCAAATCAAGAAGGAAAATATGAACCGGTATCTTCAAAGGAGGTTGAACGACAAGGACAGGGCCCCGAGAAGCGGCAAAAATGTAGTAAATATTGTCTTCGGTGGCACGGCTTCTCCGCCCCGGAGGCCGGACCTGGATAATGATATGATGATGATCCAGCCTTTGGAGGATGAACCAATCTACGTCTCTTACTCGGATTATGAGGGACTCAATCCGGATCATAACTTGGCCTTGGTGGTGACCCTGAATGTCGCGAATAACGAGGTAAAAAGAATTTTAGTTGACAATGGTTCCTATGCTAATATTGTATTCGAGTAG